From the genome of Papaver somniferum cultivar HN1 chromosome 2, ASM357369v1, whole genome shotgun sequence, one region includes:
- the LOC113346883 gene encoding PHD finger protein At1g33420-like, with protein MVVNGRPIKRMKRRVTADLKDFLTFPSASDEFSGDFDGPFRSNILSFLKNYAQISPPVCLFPHLLVWQITFRIGNLKEDPDSIPAVVTLDVVEEDVPKSRSVYCDNCKVVGWSGHPVCAKRYHFIIRSGLYSSTDGYSKPCASCGDILQLPDSRCKSCNYVMTKDELEDWVYLQLGTTTHLLHGVVHSNGFGHLLRVNGKEGGSKLLSGCDIMNFWDRLCTTLRVRKISVMDVSRKYGLEYRLLHAITNGHPWYGGWGYEFGAGSFALTADTYKKSVENLSKIPLSLYYSESRKPRTRLHSVVSFYQSLSETQLLTLSDLFCFLLRLIRNADQQSPADTDKKPRNSSSWTKEDSEHVEQAMIKVLRAVGGDRWVSWRSLKGALHRIASSELLDYCLKDLGGKLVQEGMVYSRCNPDTDALEYRLNTSQDISEDMRSEIAKSPTKDHLLRDLKFLYASLLDPKTTVCDRPTRTSEIAKSSAAKLLDCKQFVKDHKPEKIDVVNPFAVRVLCEVELIDHPKDHAAPPPELILLASNATLADIKTEAAKAFQEVYLMFQRFKVEEVISPVTVTDPFKNESSSLIRVQGRCHGNLVHLFGTERGLDEWTVSCVCGATDDDGEGMLACDGCEVWQHTRCAGIHDSDAVPDQFICGRCANLLNSSLPTSGIYSCKDEIVSDDKSSRRDGKNLTAGVR; from the exons atggtTGTTAATGGAAGACCTATTAAAAGGATGAAGAGAAGAGTTACTGCAGATCTAAAAGATTTCTTGACTTTTCCGTCAGCTTCCGATGAGTTTTCCGGTGACTTCGACGGTCCATTCCGATCTAATATCCTTTCGTTTTTAAAAAACTATGCTCAAATTTCTCCACCAGTTTGTCTATTCCCACACTTACTGGTTTGGCAGATTACCTTTCGAATCGGTAACTTGAAAGAAGATCCAGATTCAATACCTGCTGTTGTAACCTtagatgttgttgaagaagatgttcCTAAATCCAGATCTGTCTATTGCGATAATTGCAAAGTTGTTG GTTGGAGTGGACATCCAGTATGTGCAAAGCGCTACCATTTCATAATTAGGTCAGGACTATACAGTTCAACCGATGGGTACAGTAAACCATGTGCCAGCTGTGGTGATATACTGCAACTTCCCGATTCTAGGTGCAAGTCATGTAATTATGTGATGACTAAAGATGAACTGGAAGACTGGGTTTATCTTCAGTTGGGAACAACAACGCATCTCTTGCATGGTGTTGTGCATTCAAATGGTTTTGGTCACCTTCTTAGAGTTAATGGTAAGGAAGGAGGATCAAAGCTACTCTCTGGATGTGATATAATGAATTTCTGGGACCGATTATGTACAACACTCAGAGTCAG GAAGATCAGTGTAATGGATGTCTCAAGAAAGTACGGTTTGGAGTATCGTCTGCTTCATGCTATTACCAATGGGCATCCTTGGTATGGTGGATGGGGTTATGAGTTTGGTGCTGGAAGCTTTGCACTCACAGCTGATACTTATAAAAAATCAGTAGAGAACCTGTCCAAGATACCCCTTTCCCTATATTACTCCGAATCGCGCAAGCCTAGAACCCGACTGCATAGTGTCGTATCTTTTTACCAATCATTGTCAGAGACTCAACTGTTAACTCTGAGCGACTTGTTTTGCTTTTTGTTGAGGCTGATCCGAAATGCTGACCAGCAGTCACCAGCCGATACTGACAAGAAACCTAGGAATTCTTCCTCATGGACCAAAGAGGACAGTGAGCATGTCGAACAGGCCATGATCAAGGTTCTTCGAGCTGTTGGTGGGGACAGATGGGTTTCCTGGCGCTCTCTTAAAGGTGCTTTGCACAGAATAGCATCATCAGAGCTTCTTGATTATTGCCTAAAGGATTTGGGAGGAAAATTGGTTCAAGAAGGCATGGTTTATTCTCGTTGCAACCCTGATACTGATGCTTTGGAATATAG GCTCAACACAAGTCAGGATATTTCTGAGGACATGAGAAGTGAAATTGCAAAAAGCCCAACAAAAGACCATCTTTTACGTGACTTGAAATTTCTTTACGCCTCCCTGTTAGACCCCAAAACAACGGTATGTGACAGACCCACAAGAACAAGTGAAATTGCAAAAAGCTCAGCAGCAAAGCTCCTCGATTGCAAACAGTTTGTGAAAGATCACAAACCTGAGAAGATCGACGTGGTGAATCCTTTTGCTGTCCGTGTTTTATGTGAGGTGGAGCTTATTGACCACCCCAAAGACCACGCAGCTCCACCACCTGAATTGATCCTTTTGGCCTCAAATGCAACATTAGCAGATATCAAGACCGAGGCCGCAAAAGCTTTCCAGGAAGTGTATCTTATGTTTCAGAGGTTCAAAGTTGAGGAAGTTATTAGCCCAGTTACAGTTACTGATCCATTTAAAAATGAGTCAAGTTCCCTGATACGAGTACAAGGGAGGTGCCATGGAAACCTTGTCCATCTCTTTGGGACGGAGAGAGGACTTGATGAATGGACTGTGAGTTGTGTGTGTGGAGCCACTGATGATGATGGTGAGGGAATGCTTGCATGTGATGGGTGTGAAGTATGGCAGCATACAAGATGTGCTGGTATCCATGACTCTGATGCCGTCCCAGATCAATTTATCTGTGGTAGATGCGCTAACCTTCTAAACTCTTCTCTTCCCACAAGTGGCATTTACAGCTGCAAGGATGAAATTGTCTCCGATGATAAGTCCAGTAGAAGAGATGGAAAAAACCTAACAGCTGGTGTTCGATGA